The sequence CTTCAGGTGGTCAGTCTTCAATGGACGAAGCTATGTTGAGGATATCAGGTGTTGACCTGACACGTATAGATGGAATCAATACAAATACAGCGCTTAAGAGCATTGCAGAGATAGGAACAGATATGAGCAGATGGAAAACTTCAAAACATTTTGCGTCATGGCTGGGTCTGTGTCCTGGTACAAAGATTACCGGAGGAAAAATTATAAGCGCAAGGACAAAAAAAGTTGTAAACCGTGCGGCTGTGGCCATGAGGATTGCAGCTTCAACGCTCCTGAGATCCAAAAGCGCTCTTGGAGCATATTATAGAAGACAGAGGTCCAGGCTTGGTGCTCCAAAGGCAATAACCGCAACTGCACATAAGCTGGCAAAACTGGTTTGCACTATGCTAAAACATGGAAGTTCATATTACGACGCTGGCCAGGATATTTACGAAGAAAGATACCGTTCCAGAGTTATAGCCAGTTTAAAGAAAAGAGCTCAGGAATTTGGACTTGCTCTTTTAGATGTTTCTGGTTTTCAGCAAGGTAGTGGCAATCCACTTTCAGAAACAGGGAATTTATTATAAAGAAGATACGTTTTGAGGGTTGCATTATAGTCTGTGATGCAAAAAAAAGCAATTTTTGCCAAAAATTCAGACCTAATGATTTCAGCTACTTAAGGGATAGTTACTTGGAAGGCATTGTAATCAACTATACCTAAATTCAGCCACATTTATGCAAGGAGAATCCTATGAAAAAAGAAACTAATGTAAGTTTTTTAATTTTAGCATTTTCTTTACTTGTTTTTGCTATTCCTGCTAATGCAGCTCCTCTTGAAATCGGAGCGCTCGATTTTCCACCATATTTTATTCTTGAAAATAATACAAATGTCAAAGGTGGTATTCATATTGACATGCTTAAAATGATGTTTGAAAAGGCAGGGATAGAATATACTTTACAGGGATATCCACCAAAAAGGCTTTATACAAATGCAGGAAACGGAACAACTCAGGTGTTAATGGGAACACGAGGAGTCCCTGAATATGAGGGAAAAACCATTGTAAGCCCGAAGCCGTTAGCTGAAATATCTCTTGAAATTTATACACTTGGAGATGAAGCATTGCTTCCAAAAACAGAGGATAATCTGAAAGGAAAAAACTTAATAATCATTTATGGCTATGGCTATGGTGGCTTACTCAAGTTCCTTGAAGATCCACAGAACAATATAAAAATAGAATCTCCAAAAAGCCATGAAGCTGCGTTTAAAATGCTTCAGATAGGAAGAGCTCCTTTTGTTCTGGATTATAGTGATCCTGCAACCGAGGCTATTTCAAAGCTAAATATACAAGGCATAAAAAAAACGACTTTAAAAACTATCGGACTTTATCTTCACATCAGCAACAAGGTCAAAGATGCACAGGAAATAATGAACAGACTAATGAAAGCTTATGATGAGCTAAAGGCTGAAGGTAAAATAAAATAAACCAACATATGATTATATTGCCTAACAAGTCGCCCAAGCCGACGCCGACACGCACCGGTTTCACCAGCAAGGCAGCGGCGGCGCGGCATACCTTTCCGTTAAGCCTTTAAAAAAAATATTCTCATAGCATGAAAGCCGTGCTATTATGTTTCTATGATTGTCTCATTTAAAGATCAAGCCACAGAAGATATCTATAATGGTGTTGGGTCAAAGCTTGCTCGTAAGGCTTGTCCGCAAACTATTTGGCGTATTGCCGCCAGAAAACTTGATCAACTTGATTCTGTTGTAGCACTGGAAGAACTAAGAATTCCTCCGGGCAACAGGCTTGAGGCATTATCTGGTAACAGAAAAGGTGAGTTCAGCATTCGCATAAACGAGCAGTACAGGATTTGCTTCAAATGGGATGAATCTGGGCCTTATGACGTTGAAGTAACAGACTATCATTAGAGGTGTATCTATGGTACGTATTCCAACAAATAGAGAACCAACCCATCCAGGTGAAATGCTGCTGGAAGAGTTTCTTTCTCCCATGCAAATCACCCAACGCGAGCTTGCTGACGCTATTCATGTCCCTTATCAAAGGGTTAATGAGCTGGTTAATAAAAAGCGTGGTGTAACACCCAGCACTGCCCTTCGACTATCCAAATTTTTTGGTGTATCGGCTGATTTTTGGCTGAATTTACAAATTCGTTGGGATCTGTATAAAGCGCTGGCAGTAGAAAAAGACGATTTAGAAACCATAAGTGACTTTCATCAACTAAAAAGGATGGCTTAACAAGTCGCCCAAGCCGACGCCGACACGCACGTTTTTCACCAGTAAGGCAGCGGCGGCGCGGCTTAGCTCACCGTTAGCTTTTTTATGAAATCCACAAAGTTTTTGTTTCTTGACCGGCCAATAAGTATGATCTATTATCATACTGGAGGTGCAAAATGACTACAGCAAAGATTGCAATAACAATGGAAGAGGGGACGCTGCATAGGCTTGACATGCTTGTAAAAGCCCGAGTGTTTCCCAATAGAAGCAAAGCTATTCAGGATGCGGTCACAGAAAAGCTGCAAAAACTTGAACGAAATCGCCTTGCTATAGAGTGTGCAAAGCTTTCTCCCGCAACGGAACGGAAATTGGCTGAAGAAGGTATGGATGAGGAGCTCGCACAGTGGCCAGAATACTGAGAGGTGAGGTTCGCTGGGCGGATTTGAATCCAGTTAAAGGCAATGAACAGGCAGGTTTGAGGCCGGTTGTAATTCTAAGCCAAGACATATTTAATGAGCGTTCAGGCACTGTAATCGCTATGGCAATCACAAGCCAACCTCAACGTGCTGCTTTTCCTCTTACGCTGGAGCTTGAATCCACTGATCTCCCTAAACGGTCATGGGTAAAAATCAGCCAAATCAGAACTCTCTCAACAGAAAGAATAGGAAAATTGGTCGGTAGGGTTTCACCAGAGGAGCTAGATCAGCTCATTGAAGGACTGAACGAGATTATTGGAAATTAATCTTAATGCGAGGCTTTCCTGCATTGCTACAAACCAAAACATATCGTTAACATACAGGAAAAGCTAACAATTCGCTCAAGCCGACCCGATCAGCGCCGGAATATACATCAAGCGTAGCGGCGGGCGGCTTACCTCAACTGTTGTGAGATATATAATGATCAAGCATTTTGCAGTAATAATCTTGGTTTCTACGTTGCTCATTGGTTGTGCATCTATGCCAAAGCTAAATAAGGACGGCGTAACTGGTGAGTGGCGTTTTGCTTATGTGCAAAAAACGTTGATGCCAAATCCCCCAGCCTTTGACACAATTGATTTCAAAAAAAATGGTAAAGTTTTCCTAAAAAACTCACTAATGAACCGTAGTTTCAACGGGAATTATACTGTAACTGCCAATAGAATAACTTGGAGTTTTCAACCACCTGACATGAAGCGTCCCGTTGAACACGAGCTTTCTTACTCATGGAGCGAATATGGGCAAGCTTTGGTTCTCCGCTTAGCTAAGGGAGACAATGGAGAGCCTATAGAAAGTGAATTTGTATATTATAAACCGGACCGTTTTATTTCAACAGATGATATAATTGGTACTTGGGAGGCTAAAAAAGACGGAAATACAATTAATATGTCTTTTTATAAGGATGGGTCTCTTCATATGGATGGCCAGAATATTAGGGGCTACTATAGATTGTGGAAATCAAATATGGGGAATACGTTAACAACGACCATATGGGTTGAAAATGAAGGCGGTTTATTGGTGAATTATCTTTACAAACTCCATAATGGCAAGCTCATGCTGGCCCCTGCTTCATATAATGGGACAGAAACAGCTGAAATGTTATTGGAGCTTGTATCCAAAAATCCATCATAAGGGAACAAGGCAAAACAATCAAATTAGGTCTCCCAACAATTCGCCCATGCCGACGCCGAGGGCCTGCGTCGCTTGAACCGAGCACAGCGGCGGCGCGGCATAGCTTTCCGTTATGGATTTATTAAAATTTCAGAATGAGGCTGATACTATACATTTTAATCACAGCAGTTATTACTTCTATTTTGTCATCGTGTGGCGTAATGACTACTGTAAATATTCACAATGAGATGGATAAGCCAGCTATAATCTATACTACTCATACAAAGAATCAGTATTCTATGGGGCCAAATGATACAATATGGGTTCCTCATACAAGTGGTGACATCGTCGCATATGATGAAAAGCATATAGCCATAGACAAAATATTTATTAATGTTTCTGATTTTGAAACAGAATATGGCTCTATATGGAGGGCCTTACCGCTATTCAACCATATTACTTTACCTATAAAATTAAA comes from Desulforegula conservatrix Mb1Pa and encodes:
- a CDS encoding type II toxin-antitoxin system PemK/MazF family toxin, with the protein product MARILRGEVRWADLNPVKGNEQAGLRPVVILSQDIFNERSGTVIAMAITSQPQRAAFPLTLELESTDLPKRSWVKISQIRTLSTERIGKLVGRVSPEELDQLIEGLNEIIGN
- a CDS encoding type II toxin-antitoxin system RelE/ParE family toxin, which codes for MIVSFKDQATEDIYNGVGSKLARKACPQTIWRIAARKLDQLDSVVALEELRIPPGNRLEALSGNRKGEFSIRINEQYRICFKWDESGPYDVEVTDYH
- a CDS encoding ribbon-helix-helix domain-containing protein; this encodes MTTAKIAITMEEGTLHRLDMLVKARVFPNRSKAIQDAVTEKLQKLERNRLAIECAKLSPATERKLAEEGMDEELAQWPEY
- a CDS encoding transposase → SGGQSSMDEAMLRISGVDLTRIDGINTNTALKSIAEIGTDMSRWKTSKHFASWLGLCPGTKITGGKIISARTKKVVNRAAVAMRIAASTLLRSKSALGAYYRRQRSRLGAPKAITATAHKLAKLVCTMLKHGSSYYDAGQDIYEERYRSRVIASLKKRAQEFGLALLDVSGFQQGSGNPLSETGNLL
- a CDS encoding substrate-binding periplasmic protein encodes the protein MKKETNVSFLILAFSLLVFAIPANAAPLEIGALDFPPYFILENNTNVKGGIHIDMLKMMFEKAGIEYTLQGYPPKRLYTNAGNGTTQVLMGTRGVPEYEGKTIVSPKPLAEISLEIYTLGDEALLPKTEDNLKGKNLIIIYGYGYGGLLKFLEDPQNNIKIESPKSHEAAFKMLQIGRAPFVLDYSDPATEAISKLNIQGIKKTTLKTIGLYLHISNKVKDAQEIMNRLMKAYDELKAEGKIK
- a CDS encoding HigA family addiction module antitoxin; this translates as MVRIPTNREPTHPGEMLLEEFLSPMQITQRELADAIHVPYQRVNELVNKKRGVTPSTALRLSKFFGVSADFWLNLQIRWDLYKALAVEKDDLETISDFHQLKRMA